The window CGGTTTTGTTGCCAACCGCATTTTAATGCCAATGATTAACGAAGCCATTTATACGCTATACGAAGGTGTAGCCGGAGTGCAGGAAATTGATACCGTTATGAAATTGGGCATGGCCCACCCCATGGGTCCGCTACAATTGGCCGACTTCATTGGCCTGGATGTTTGCCTGGCTATATTAAAAGTATTGTACGATGGCTTCGGTAATCAAAAATATGCACCTTGCCCCCTACTGGTAAACATGGTTACAGCCGGCCACCGCGGCATAAAAACCGGGAGTGGATTTTATAAATATACCGCGGGTAGTAAAGAGTTGGTAGTAGCAAACAAGTTCACTAAATCTCCATTAAACCAATAATCCCCGAAACTGTCAAACGTCTGTAAGTAACTATTAAACATTTTACAGATGAAAACAATTGCGAAAACCGGATTAATATTAGCCTTATCAGCATCACTATTTACATCCTGCGCAGCAGATTATTATGTAGCCGAACGCCCTGCCGAACCTGTATATGTACGGCCGGCAGCACCCTATCCGGGGGCTTATTGGATACCTGGCGAATGGGCCTGGCGTGGCGGCAGATATGTTTATATCAACGGGTATTATGCAAGGCCACGTGCCAATCGTGTTTATGTACAAGGCTACTGGCATCCTGTTAGCCATGGCTATGCATGGCACAGGGGTTATTGGAGGTAAGCGAGGCCCCCTAACCCCCTAAAGGGGGAATGATAGTTTTAAAAGCAAAACGCATAGTGATTTGAATAACTATGCGTTTTGCTTTTAAACTCCCTATTCAGGAGGCTGTGGCTCTACATTCTCTCTGGTACATCTATTCCTAACAAAGCCATTCCTTTGCTAATTACTTTGGCCGACGAAGCGGACAGTTCCAATCTAAATTGTTTCAGCACCTCATTTTCTGCCTGTAGTATCGATTTTTCGTGGTAAAACTTATTATAAGTCTTGGCCAACTCGTAAACATAGTTTGCAATAATTGCAGGGCTGTAGCCATTGGCGGCATCTGTTATTACCGTTGGGAATTGGGTTAATAGTACAATAAGGTCGCGCTCTACTCCGTCAATTTCAGATATTGATATCTGATTCGTCTGCAGATAATTTGCTTTATTTAAAACTGATTTGATACGGGCGTGAGTATATTGAATAAAAGGCCCGGTATGTCCCTCAAATTCTACTGATTCATTAGGATCAAATAGCAAACGTTTTTTAGGGTCAACCTTCAGCAGGAAATATTTTAGCGCGCCCATGCCTATAGTATGGTATAACTGCAGCTTATATTCGTTGCTAAAACCATCCACCTTGCCCATGGCCTCGGTTTTTTGTTTAGCAGTATCATTCATCTCGGCTATCAGGTTATCTGCATCAACAACTGTTCCTTCACGCGACTTCAGCTTGCCCGAAGGTAGATCGACCATGCCATATGATAAATGAAACAGTCCGTCGGCACCTGCCTTGCCCAATTTATTGAGGATCAAGAAAAGCACTTTAAAGTGATAATCCTGTTCGTTACCTACACATAAATAGATTTATCCATGTGGAAGTCGTTATATTTTAATTGGGCCGTACCTAAATCCTGGGTAATGTAAACCGACGTTCCGTCTCCGCGTAAAACCAGTTTTTCATCCAGCCCATCGGCAGT is drawn from Mucilaginibacter ginsenosidivorax and contains these coding sequences:
- a CDS encoding YXWGXW repeat-containing protein codes for the protein MKTIAKTGLILALSASLFTSCAADYYVAERPAEPVYVRPAAPYPGAYWIPGEWAWRGGRYVYINGYYARPRANRVYVQGYWHPVSHGYAWHRGYWR